One genomic segment of Gossypium arboreum isolate Shixiya-1 chromosome 3, ASM2569848v2, whole genome shotgun sequence includes these proteins:
- the LOC108474986 gene encoding uncharacterized protein LOC108474986 produces MQRGRIWCTKVLQEINKAKARANTMHIVCHDRDNLWFRVMEFDRSYEGIIGGQYRINLRNKTCDYERFDALRYPCAHVIVVCQNLHLDLMSYVDEVFKLETMYNIWIHVFPPIPDERNWPAISLALFKLLPDRELHRKPKGRPYSTRIRTNIDIRETTNNQKSCGWCRNPGHTSRSCPN; encoded by the coding sequence ATGCAAAGAGGCCGTATATGGTGCACaaaggtattgcaagaaattaacaaggcgaaGGCGCGGGCGAACACCATGCACATAGTCTGTCATGATCGAgacaacctatggtttcgtgtgaTGGAGTTTGATAGATCGTACGAAGGTATTATTGGCGGGCAATATCGTATAAACTTGAGAAATAAGACTTGCGACTATGAGAGGTTTGACGCACTTCGTTATCCATGCGCTCATGTAATTGTAGTTTGTCAAAATCTCCATCTAGATCTCATGAGCTACGTCGACGAAGTGTTCAAACTAGAAACCATGTATAACATATGGATACACGTATTCCCACCTATCCCAGATGAACGTAACTGGCCAGCTATATCGCTTGCTCTGTTTAAGCTGCTACCGGATAGAGAATTGCATCGCAAACCAAAGGGACGACCTTACTCGACTAGAATACGTACCAATATAGATATCCGAGAAACAACCAATAATCAGAAGTCGTgcggatggtgtaggaacccaggtCATACAAGTAGATCATGTCCAAATTGA
- the LOC108476034 gene encoding 3-hydroxy-3-methylglutaryl-coenzyme A reductase 1-like: protein MEASRLYSTKRVQSLKPTKKIPLEEDPTKASDALPLSLHLTNAVFFTLFFSVVYFLLSRWREKIRTSTPLHVVTFSEIIAILAFFASFIYLLGFFGLDFVQSLVFRPSPDVWIAEDEEEENEVLLAKEDARKVPCGQALDCLLPPLPPAAPIVTAQKVFDEKPVTVTTEEDEEIIKSVVAGTTPSYSLESKLGDCKRAAAIRREALQRLTGKSLSGLPLDGFDYESILGQCCEMPVGYVQIPVGIAGPLLVNGREYSVPMATTEGCLVASTNRGCKAIHLSGGATSVLLKDGMTRAPCVRFGTAKRAADLKLYLEDPDNFETLSVVFNRSSRFGRLQGIKCAIAGKNLYIRFTCSTGDAMGMNMVSKGVQNVLDFLQTDFPDMDVIGISGNYCSDKKPAAVNWIEGRGKSVVCEVIIKGDVVRKVLKTSVESLVELNMLKNLTGSAMAGALGGFNAHASNIVAAIYIATGQDPAQNVESSHCITMMEAVNEGKDLHISVTMPSIEVGTVGGGTQLASQSACLNLLGVKGASKETPGANARMLATIVAGAVLAGELSLMSAIAAGQLVKSHMKYNRSSKDVSKGSS, encoded by the exons atggaggcttccCGGCTGTATTCGACTAAACGAGTTCAATCTCTCAAGCCCACTAAGAAGATTCCTTTAGAGGAAGATCCCACTAAAGCCTCCGACGCATTGCCGCTTTCTTTGCATCTGACGAATGCGGTGTTCTTTACCCTCTTCTTCTCGGTGGTTTATTTCCTTCTTTCCCGTTGGCGTGAGAAGATCCGTACCTCCACGCCTCTCCATGTCGTCACCTTTTCTGAGATCATCGCGATTCTCGCGTTTTTCGCATCGTTTATTTACCTTTTGGGTTTCTTTGGGCTTGACTTCGTTCAATCTTTGGTTTTCCGGCCATCGCCTGACGTTTGGATTGCCGAAGACGAGGAAGAGGAAAATGAAGTTTTGCTTGCAAAAGAGGATGCCCGTAAGGTCCCTTGCGGACAAGCTCTCGATTGCTTGCTTCCTCCTTTGCCTCCTGCGGCACCAATCGTGACTGCCCAGAAAGTGTTCGATGAAAAGCCTGTGACGGTTACAACGGAGGAAGATGAAGAAATAATTAAATCTGTAGTTGCTGGAACAACCCCTTCGTATTCCTTGGAATCGAAATTGGGTGATTGCAAGAGGGCGGCCGCAATCAGGCGGGAAGCGTTGCAAAGATTAACAGGGAAGTCGTTATCAGGATTGCCCTTGGATGGTTTTGATTACGAGTCGATTTTAGGGCAGTGTTGTGAGATGCCGGTTGGCTACGTGCAGATTCCCGTTGGAATTGCTGGGCCTTTGTTGGTTAATGGAAGAGAGTACTCGGTTCCTATGGCAACCACGGAAGGGTGCTTGGTGGCTAGCACTAATAGGGGTTGTAAGGCTATTCATTTGTCTGGTGGAGCTACAAGTGTTCTATTGAAAGATGGTATGACTAGAGCTCCATGTGTAAGGTTCGGTACTGCGAAAAGGGCAGCTGATTTGAAGTTGTATTTGGAGGACCCTGATAATTTCGAGACCTTGTCTGTTGTTTTCAACAG ATCAAGTAGATTTGGCAGGCTCCAAGGTATCAAATGTGCAATTGCTGGAAAGAATCTGTATATTAGATTCACTTGCAGTACCGGTGATGCTATGGGGATGAACATGGTTTCCAAGGGAGTCCAAAACGTTTTGGATTTCCTTCAAACTGATTTCCCCGACATGGATGTCATTGGCATCTCTG GAAATTATTGTTCCGACAAAAAACCGGCTGCTGTAAATTGGATTGAAGGACGAGGCAAATCTGTTGTCTGTGAAGTCATCATTAAGGGTGATGTGGTGAGGAAGGTCTTGAAGACAAGTGTGGAATCTCTCGTTGAGCTTAACATGCTTAAGAACCTTACTGGATCAGCTATGGCTGGAGCTCTGGGTGGATTCAACGCTCACGCCAGTAACATCGTTGCCGCAATCTACATAGCTACTGGACAAGATCCGGCTCAAAACGTCGAGAGCTCCCATTGCATCACGATGATGGAAGCTGTTAACGAGGGCAAGGACCTCCACATCTCTGTCACAATGCCCTCCATTGAG GTTGGGACTGTTGGTGGTGGAACTCAGCTTGCATCTCAATCAGCCTGTTTGAACTTACTTGGAGTGAAGGGTGCAAGCAAAGAGACACCAGGAGCAAACGCTAGAATGCTGGCTACTATTGTAGCGGGAGCTGTGCTTGCGGGGGAACTGTCTCTCATGTCAGCAATTGCAGCAGGGCAACTAGTTAAGAGCCATATGAAGTACAATAGGTCAAGTAAGGATGTGtccaagggttcttcatag